From Centropristis striata isolate RG_2023a ecotype Rhode Island chromosome 16, C.striata_1.0, whole genome shotgun sequence, a single genomic window includes:
- the LOC131988274 gene encoding microtubule-actin cross-linking factor 1, isoforms 6/7-like: MSFASDKLYNGYLRRKMPTIATKVKVREILVHLPCLTSQDRENIEAKREICGNFDSIVLLLDCLKRRENWPEQFIEALEALEQTTLASEIRDEYNKLKGTDDSNPSSPSMTVVRAHVHPAPSASHLSTPESAANNPAAVVLPAEAPPAEESAPPEPAAQASPAHETSVQPQAPQSSADKVPEAVSPPEPAPEPPQPTQNEVAPPPSAPHTQATETPKPQKEINSHPEPEEHSDIQDYSGDGGVIPQDSGPVEQCETDAASRPDPLQKTTTDTTKFSPPQSPSLSKINSDVTDGSSFLTNDTTPPVDIKPAAVLQPEETSEPPASKVGESSLQSETAAITSTLPDAAEMDASLCADSTVCLSKPGPNLPEPSSTLQPCSGNNERLEISEAAPDNVTSAHLPACSAVTSTTVTAASALPCQENGIALNHNEPEENHYESPSQVLEVLENVVHVSEEPSILNLDGQSSTPHIQIVNGGAAKEIPSGPPLSNNATDTVSSVDALSSDNHQPSEPAAADISPETLQDSQEKKGSRNLPTNTKYILTAAGVGACALLMAWRFKN, encoded by the exons ATGTCATTTGCCAGTGACAAACTGTACAATGGATACTTGCGGCGGAAAATGCCGACAATTGCTACCAAGGTGAAAGTGAGAGAAATATTGGTCCATCTGCCTTGCTTGACTTCTCAAGACAGG GAAAACATAGAGGCAAAAAGAGAGATTTGTGGGAACTTTGACAGCATAGTGCTTCTTCTGGACTGtctgaagagaagagagaactGGCCAGAGCAGTTCATCGAAGCACTTGAGGCCCTTGAGCAAACAACTTTAGCATCTGAGATTAGAGATGAATACAACAAGCTGAAAGGCACCGATG ATTCCAACCCCAGCTCCCCTTCAATGACTGTCGTCAGGGCACATGTCCATCCAGCACCATCTGCCAGTCATCTGTCAACCCCCGAGAGTGCTGCAAACAATCCAGCTGCTGTTGTTCTGCCAGCTGAAGCTCCG CCTGCTGAAGAATCAGCTCCTCCAGAGCCTGCTGCACAGGCCTCACCCGCTCACGAAACCTCTGTGCAGCCACAAGCACCGCAGAGCTCAGCAGACAAAGTTCCTGAGGCTGTTTCTCCACCTGAACCTGCTCCTGAGCCTCCACAGCCAACTCAGAATGAAGTGGCACCACCTCCATCAGCACCTCACACTCAGGCCACTGAAACCCCAAAACCTCAGAAGGAGATTAACTCTCACCCGGAGCCGGAGGAACACTCAGACATCCAGGATTACTCTGGTGATGGCGGCGTGATCCCTCAGGACTCTGGTCCTGTTGAGCAGTGTGAAACAGATGCTGCATCCCGCCCAGATCCtctccaaaaaacaacaactgacacCACAAAGTTCAGTCCACCCCAGAGTCCCTCTCTAAGTAAGATAAATTCAGATGTAACCGATGGATCCTCTTTCCTCACAAATGACACCACCCCTCCTGTGGACATAAAACCTGCTGCCGTCCTGCAGCCTGAAGAGACATCTGAACCTCCTGCTTCAAAG GTTGGTGAAAGCAGCCTGCAGTCAGAAACTGCAGCTATAACCTCCACCCTGCCGGATGCTGCTGAGATGGACGCTTCGCTCTGTGCTGACAGCACTGTGTGTCTGAGCAAGCCGGGCCCTAATCTCCCTGAACCCAGCTCAACACTGCAGCCCTGCTCTGGTAATAATGAGCGTCTGGAAATAAGTGAAGCTGCACCGGACAACGTGACCTCTGCCCACCTGCCTGCATGCTCTGCTGTCACCTCCACCACTGTGACTGCAGCGTCTGCACTGCCATGCCAGGAGAACGGGATTGCTCTTAACCATAACGAACCGGAGGAAAACCACTATGAGTCTCCCAGTCAGGTTCTGGAGGTGCTGGAGAACGTGGTGCATGTATCAGAGGAGCCGTCGATCCTGAACCTAGATGGCCAGAGCTCAACACCACACATTCAAATTGTCAACGGTGGAGCAGCCAAAGAGATCCCCTCTGGACCACCACTGTCCAACAATGCCACTGATACTGTATCCAGTGTAGATGCCCTCTCCAGTGACAACCATCAGCCCTCagagcctgcagcagctgataTTTCACCAGAGACACTGCAGGATTCACAGGAGAAGAAGGGCTCTCGCAACCTGCCAACTAATACAAAGTACATTCTGACCGCTGCAGGAGTGGGCGCCTGTGCACTGCTGATGGCGTGGAGGTTTAAGAATTAA